TCTCTGTGGTTTAGCCAAGTATCGATTTGAACTTGCAACCTGATTTTTACACGATCGAGTAACAAAACCAAAGGAATGGGTTGAAACGTGATTCCAATATAGCAAAGAACAGAGCAAGTtgaatgtgagagagagagagagagagtaaagatAAAGAACCTGGTGCGATGCAGAAGTAAGGGCCGGAGAATCTCCTCCAGAACTTATTAGAGGCTGACCCAGAGACGGAGACTGATCAGCGGCTAAACCCAATGAAAGATCCAAGCCATGGGTTGAACTCGAGGGACCTCCAAGACGAAGAGCCGCTGTGCTGCTGTTTGATGAACCCGATAAGAGATTCAAGCCATCGTTTGGGGCGAGACCTTGTGACGACACATCCGAGGAGCCAGCGAAAGAAGAAGTAGAACTCGACGACGGAGCCGCGACCACGGGGAGATATTGGACGAGAGGGCGTGTCTCTGCTGCTGCTGTGTCGTCGGAGTTCGGCGGAGCCAATGATAAATTCAAAGCCTCGTGATCGGGATGATCATGTTCCATTCTTGAATTCTTGAAATATCAGAAGAAGAGCGAGCGAGCGAGCGAATGAAGAAGTTGTTGGAGCTTTCTCACTCTTGTATATAAACGGTTGGCCACGTGGCTTATTTTGATTGATGGAAATTaatgtagaaaaatatataagaaaaagaaaaaaacgactTCTCTTAATTCATGGGTTACCAAATTGTatcaatttctttattttcttttgtgtgtcACACCAAATATCAAAAAGCTATTtatccaaatatataatttttttgttttgttttgtgtgtcaCATTATGGGGcaaaaaagtcttttttttttaatagaattatTTTACAGAAAACAATGAGACATTAAATTTGGGAGAGGTGGGGGAGATATATTGAAAAATTCAAAGTCTCTCTCTGTCACATCAATTCACACTGTGCATCTCTTTATTATTCACAAGCTCCCTCcgctcctcttcttcttcttcttcttcttcttcttctctagttCTTTTAGGGTCTCCCTAACTCTAACCCAAATCCCTCAAAATCCCATATTCCAATTGCTTAACCGAGTCCACCATTACCCTGAATTCCAAATTCCAAATTCTTCTGACCCACTTcttaaaaatctcaactttttcGTTCTTTCCTCTGATTTGTTTACTCTCGTCGTTGTTCTTGTTGGTTTGACAAACACAGCAATACTCATTGTGAGCAAACGAGACAGAAGTGaaagacttttttgtttttttttgtttttagggtttcgaaagTATCACAGATTTATGTTTCCTTCATTGTCGTCTCGGTGCTGCCCtacattttgtttgttaacGCTTACACAATTTTGAATTTGGTACCATTCTAATCATTtctgagttttttgtttttgtttttttttggctgaatCATTTGATTTGTCTGTATTACTCCTGTTGTAGACTGTTAATGTTACTGTTCCAAAGTTTGGTCTTTTGTCCTTTTGATCCAAATGCCAAACAAAATTTACATTTGAAATAGTGTCCTCCTGAGAGCTTGAGTACATATTTAGAGTCCTATAATCAAAATCCACTGTCGTGTATTGTACATATAACATAATGCCTTTCATAGAAGTAATTCAATTGCTGTTTATATGTAGATGATAGAAATGGAGGCTGTTGAGAAGAAACGATCCAGAGGAGGTTTTCTAAATCTGTTTGATTGGTCTGGTAAATCCCGGAAGAAGCTCTTCTCCTCTAGCAGCAACTCTGAACTCGTCTGCGGTAATGTTCTACTAAACAAACTTCATACCATCTCGATTTAAGTCTTGAAATTGTTCTTGTCCTGAAGCCCTTGGTTTGATTACAAGTTATGCCTTTTGATTCACTTTCTTTGATATGTAGAAAATTTATGTTCTGAATCAATACATTTCTTTGTGGAAGATTTTGGTTTGCAATATTTTTGTGATCTTTGATGTGATGCCTAGTTCTGTATACTATATGCACTTCTTGATTCAAACAACTTCAATAGACTCAAAGtcttgtcttttttgtttttttggtatcagAAGCATCAAAGCAAGAGAAGCAAAATGCTCGAAACCCCTCAAACTCGTGGCCCTCTCCGGTAAGGCTTAACAATTCCATTTTTATCCATGTTCTTTTCGTTTAAGTGAATGGCTGGAACCAATGGTCTTTGATATGATATTTGTTTAACAGATTGAGAGGGATGATATTGGAAAGAATTCAACTTACAATCCGAGAAGTGACTTGAGTTGCTCTACATCCTCTGCCACTAGTGATGATGGACAAGGTTCCCGAGCTCCAAGTGTGGTCGCGAGGCTCATGGGTTTAGAGTCTCTACCTGTAAAAAATGCCTTGGAGTCCCAGTCTAATTTCGCTTCTGATCCATATTCTCTCAGATCCTCACGCAAGGCAAGCACATGGGATGCATATGAGAATTTGGGTTATGTAAATCTCCGCAGTGACTATGATGGTATTTCTTGGGACCATTTGGATTCAAGAATGAATACAGAGTGTAACCGGCCTATTGACCGCTTTCAAACCGAAACGTTGCCTCCTAGGTCGGCTAAGCCAATCCCTGTCACTCACAATAGGCTCTTGTCTCCTATCCGGAGTCCTNAATGCCTTGGAGTCCCAGTCTAATTTCGCTTCTGATCCATATTCTCTCAGATCCTCACGCAAGGCAAGCACATGGGATGCATATGAGAATTTGGGTTATGTAAATCTCCGCAGTGACTATGATGGTATTTCTTGGGACCATTTGGATTCAAGAATGAATACAGAGTGTAACCGGCCTATTAACCGCTTTCAAACCGAAACGTTGCCTCCAAGGTCGGCTAAGCCAATCCCTGTCACTCACAATAGGCTCTTGTCTCCTATCCGGAGTCCTGGTTTTGTTCAGTCCAGGAACCCTGCTTATGTAATGGAAGCAGCTTCAAGGATGATTGATCCAAGTCCTCGGAAAGTTGCTAAAACGCGGTTTTCATcatctgattcttcttcatcacttccAATGAGGATcagagatttgagagagaaactAGAAGCTTCACAGAAAGGACCAAGCCCTCAAATCTCTGATGGTACCCGCAACAATAAGTACTTAAGCGGAAAGCACGACGAAAAGAGAACTACATCATCACTCAAGAGACAAGAGACAAATAAGTTGTTGGGAGAAAGCAGGTTTGGTGGTTTGAAGGGTAAAGTGAAGCCGCCTTGTGTATCTGCACCTGCACACGCAAAGACCAATGCTATTCACAAGCGAGACAGTTCAACGCCCTCAAGTGGCAAcataaaccaaaagaagaagatggacaCTAAGAACCGCATAGTAAGAAATGGTTTCAAAGAATCGTCTGCTAGCACTGGGAAAACTGTGGTTAAGCCAAATAGCCAGAAACAGAACCAATTTCCTGAGACATCTGTTTCAAACCAGAGAAGCACCAAAGTGATGAACAAAGTTGCAAACAATGTTTTGGTGGAAAGCGGAACTACAACTAAGACGCTTCGTTTTACTGCAAAATCAGCGGAAAAGAACACTGCTTCATCTTTGTCCAGTAAAAAGAATCTTCCTCGAAACAAAAAACTGCCAAATGGGGTGCAAGAACCTGGAAACAACAGTGATAAACGGATCAAAAAGGGTGAAAAGTTGATAAAATGTAACATCACCGTTGATGGCAAGTTGAAGAAAGGGGACGAAGATCGAAAGGACATGGATGTGATTTCATTTACTTTCTCATCCCCTATCAAAGGTTTATCATCCAATTCACGATCCTCCGCTAAAAAGTCTGATCAAGATGCAGAATCAGCACTTAGTTTCAATAAGATCGATGGTGATTCTCTAAACTTTCTGCTGGAGAAAAAGCTCAGAGAGCTAACTTCTAAGATTGAGTCATCTTGCAGTAGTCTTACCCAAGAAGAAGAGTCGTCTGGTTCCATTACAAAGGATTGGGTGAATGGGACGATATCATTGCCGTCGGATGATCTGGATAATGGTTTATCAGAGAGCGAATCTGATTCTGATTGTAGTTCAGTGTACAACAATAAAATATTCCAGGTTAGTCGTATGGCTAATTCCTAATTCTGCACAAGGATATGTCTACTTTTAGTAGCTTACCACCACTGTCTCTATAAGTTGCTATATATGTATTTCAGTAAGGTTTTCTGACACACTGACctgattttttttgatatttcctAATGATACAGGCAGAAGAAGATCAGGAAGTTGATAGCTTCAGCACAGCCAAAAATCTCCAAATCTCTAGCAGCAATAGTTTCTCAAATTCAAGCATTGAATATCacaaagaaattgaagaaactgAACCCTCAGCAGAATCCATTGCTTTATCAGAAGCTGAAGAAGGTCAAGACTGGGAGCTCGAGTACATAACCGAGATCATAGCCTCTGGCCAACTGATGATTAAAGAGGTGTCATTGGGGATGGCTACTGATATATTACCTCTGAGCCTTTTTGAGGAAATCGAAAGTAAGAGAGATGTGCGAGGCAAGATTGAGAGAAAAACACTGTTTGACTTGGTGAATCAGTGCTTAACACACAAATGCGAGCAGATGTTCATGGGAACCTGCAGAGGGTTGTTAGGGAAAGAAGACATATTTCTTGACAGGGTAGGGATGTTGGCAGGAGAAGTGAAGAAAGAGGTTGagggattgaagaagaagagagagatgataatGGATGAGCTAGTTGACAATGACATGAGTAATTGTGAAGGGAAATGGTTAGATTACAAGAGAGAGACTTACGAAGAAGGAGCtgagattgaagaagagattGTGTCCGATTTAGTTGATGACTTAGTTAGTGATCTTCTCTTGTGTTACTGACAAACCAAACCACTTGGTCTTATTTTTCCTAGTTTCTCAAACTTCACAGTGAAATTGTTTTTATAGGATTATAATCTGTTAAAAACAAGATTAGGCTGAAGCTGAACTACCTTCTCCCACAGTgttgtaattatgtttttgataatcatttttttacCTCTGTAATCCAAAATAGTGAAAGTCTAATAGACATTTTCATAACTTGTTTCTAGTAATGGAGCTGATCGCTGTGCAGGTAATGAATGATTGAATGTATTGAAACGgcatgtgaaaaaaaaaaaaaaaaatcggggtgttccgagaatcgaactcgggacctctcgcacccgaagcgagaatcataccactagaccaaacaCCCTGAGTGTTAATTAATCAgggtttaatatatttattctataaCATATCACCGTCTTTAAACGGAGActccattgtttttgttttgttcatcgaagagagaagagagaactcGAAGAATCCATATCAGTGTGTatcctcctctctctttcaGCGTATTTTTTGGTTCTCCAATGGCTTCTAGCAACACGGTAACGATGGTTCTCTACTTAGGGGTTTATAGATTTAGGGTAACGATGTTGACTGTGAGATTGCTTTGTGTGTAGACTGGTGGGGTTGATAATACGTTTAGAAAAAAGTTCGATGCGGAAGAGTTTAAGGAGCGTGCTCGTGAACGCGAAAagaaggtttttttctttcactcttCCCCCAAATTCctgattttttcaatttttcaattttgaaagcTAAAtcaagcttctttttttttgatggatGCAGGAGTCAGATCGGTCTAAGTCTCGTTGTAGGGTTTAATTCTCTGATTTACAGCTTATAAATACTTGAACTTGTGTAATCTTGATGAGACACTAAATTAGGGTTGTTGTTTATTGTTTCAGCCAAAGGTCCTCCTGTGCAAAGAGCCCCTTTGAAGCATAGAGATTATCATGTAGACCTAGAATCTCGTCTGGGCAAAACGCAGGTAACTTTTTATCTCTTCTTacctattttgtttttgaattgaaTAGAAAGTTGctagcttttcttttgtttatcagTAAGACATAGAATTTGTATGAGTAACCTTGGTCTACTTGTTCTTGGATAATGAGTCTTTGTCACTGATGATGTTTCTATGTGGGTACCTTTTACATGAGAAGTCCATTTTTTAAGCATtgccctttttgtttttgatctgaAAGCTTGAGAGTAGTTGATAATATGATAGTATCTGGTACTTCATTAGGTTTTTGTAAACATTGGGAATCTCAGTTCTTCTGTTCCTTTTGAATATAGATGAAGTTTTGTGAATACTTTACTATATAGTACACGGCATTTATGTTTGAACTGGTTTATTGCACgattatatttgtatatcaatcttcttctttcattcttttgATATGGAAGTCTCTTCCAGTTAAGGTTTCTTCAAGAACCTAACGTTCTTGCTTATATTACCAGGTCGTTACACCGGTAGCGCCTCTAAGTCAGCAGGTAATGGCTCTTTTCTACCTGTAGTACAAGTAtgtttttaagcaaaaaaactTGTGATCACGCGAGAATCTGCTAATGACCTTTTTGTTCTTCCCACAGGCCGGTTATTTCTGTCGCGTCTGTGACTGTGTTGTTAAAGATTCAGCAAACTACTTGGATCATATAAATGGGAAAAAACGTACGTGGTGAACTCTTTTACTCACCATATTTCTAACAAGTCAAACTAATGAAGTCGTATTCAATTTTGAAACCACTGAATTGTTGGATGGATTATTCAATTTGTAAACTAAATTGGATGGTGTTGTTTCTGATTTACACAGATCAACGGGCATTGGGAATGTCTATGCGGGTGGAGAGATCGTCACTTGAACAAGTAAATATATTCTTCACTTGAACAAGTATATGCTGAATTGCTTTCATGGGGTTTTGCCTGTGAATGAATCTGAGACAAAAGTGCCTCTGGTTAAAATGTATTAGGTCCAGGAGCGCTTTGAGGCATTAAAGAAGCGGAAAACGCCAGGAACTTTCACAGAACAAGGTAAGACTTTTGAGAAGACCCATCTCTGAGTTATGTAGATTGATGTTAGAAACTATCCTATGGAAAGAAAAGCTAAAACCAAATCTAAGTAGGTTGAGAAAGAACATTGAGTAGGCCACTTGGTTCTCCTCTAATGTATATAGTAGATCTTCGATAACTGAATTTGATCCTGATCTGGGAATAGATCTGGACGAACGCATCCGGAAACAGGAAGAAgtagaggaagaacaaaaaaggcAGCGTcgggagaaaaagaaagagaagaaggcaAGTCTTTTTGTTTACAGATAGATCTTTTCTTGAGCTCTTTTTTCAATTTGGTTGTTTATTGTGATTGGCTTTTGGAAATCTGGCTTaagtttttatttgtctttcaaATTTTCTTGTCTCAGAAAGGAAAGGTGATAGAAGAGGAGCCTGAGATGGATCCTGAGGTTGCAGAGATGATGGGATTTGGGGGCTTTGGATCTTCGAAAAAATcatgatgagttttttttatcactgGTATCTGTTGTGTTCTAGCGTTTTTGATCCACACAACTTTGTAATCTAACTTCACATTACGACATTGTTTCATTGTGCAAGAAGAGGAATTTGTATCACTAAATTAATAGGTGCTATGAAAAAACTGAACAATGTCTGATGGCCCATTCATCCTGTGGCTTTGAGGGAAGAAATATGTTTCATGATTAAAGGTAGTGGCAATAAATTGTCTTCTTGGATAAACTTTTCAAGGTCCAACATTAtcgtttgaaaaaaaataaaaataaagataaggACGGATCATTCTGATTAATTCTCTCGAAAgggttttgattctttttttcgCTATATAAATCTGTAATCTGTAATCAAACAATAACTCTATTTAAAGAAGACTTGATTATATTACAAGGGAGAAAAGGGTTTAAGTCTTGAAGAGCAGAGCAGAGCCAAGTCAACTTACCGTACACGAACACTACGACAATGGAGGGCCAGCCTAAAGCGGTTATTCCCCTTAACCCAAGTTTCCCATCTCCCTCAACGGTTAGTCTACTTTAACTTGTTGAACTAGTTGGAAAAGTTTTGATGATCATAGAGGATTTCACTTGGACTAGTCGAGTAAATTTCGGACTCTAATTTCCGCATATGGTATACGAAGTTGGAATTTCATTATAAGCAAAGCTGTAATCAACTAAGGCGCTATATTACCTTTGGTGAGCTATTGCAGGTTATAGCTTTACCGCTATCGGAAAGGCCTCTTGGCATTGGTTTTGTGTCGCAAATCTCCGTCCACGTATGTGTTTTCtatccaaaaaccaaagcatGATGCATAAACTGTTTGGGTGGGTTTAAGAGGTTTTTTTTACAGATGAATCTTGTGTGCGCATATATATGTAGGATTCTAAGTTACTCGCAGCTTTAGCGGAGAAGACATATGTCGGAGCTTTTCTTTTGAGGGATGACACTAATCTATCATCAGAGACTAACATCAATGAGCTGAAAGGAAGATATTTACTTAACCAGCTTCATAAAATTGGCTTACTTGCTTATATATCAAGTATTCAAGGTCATAGAGTTATCCTCACTGGTCTCATGCGAATTCGAATATCCTATATGGTAAAAGATGGTTTAGAAACATATATCCCTCTCTTCTTAcccttttttaaaagaattttgtattttcaaactgcTTCCTTGTGTTACTATTCACAGGTGTGCGAAGATCCTCTGACCGTTCAAGTTAATTATCTTGAGGTGCGTTGGTGTTTTAAAGATAGATACACAAATCAGGAAACCTTGTTTCTTATGTATTACCTTGCAGGCCAAACCAT
The Camelina sativa cultivar DH55 chromosome 15, Cs, whole genome shotgun sequence DNA segment above includes these coding regions:
- the LOC104744725 gene encoding uncharacterized protein LOC104744725: MIEMEAVEKKRSRGGFLNLFDWSGKSRKKLFSSSSNSELVCEASKQEKQNARNPSNSWPSPIERDDIGKNSTYNPRSDLSCSTSSATSDDGQGSRAPSVVARLMGLESLPVKNALESQSNFASDPYSLRSSRKASTWDAYENLGYVNLRSDYDGISWDHLDSRMNTECNRPIDRFQTETLPPRSAKPIPVTHNRLLSPIRSPGFVQSRNPAYVMEAASRMIDPSPRKVAKTRFSSSDSSSSLPMRIRDLREKLEASQKGPSPQISDGTRNNKYLSGKHDEKRTTSSLKRQETNKLLGESRFGGLKGKVKPPCVSAPAHAKTNAIHKRDSSTPSSGNINQKKKMDTKNRIVRNGFKESSASTGKTVVKPNSQKQNQFPETSVSNQRSTKVMNKVANNVLVESGTTTKTLRFTAKSAEKNTASSLSSKKNLPRNKKLPNGVQEPGNNSDKRIKKGEKLIKCNITVDGKLKKGDEDRKDMDVISFTFSSPIKGLSSNSRSSAKKSDQDAESALSFNKIDGDSLNFLLEKKLRELTSKIESSCSSLTQEEESSGSITKDWVNGTISLPSDDLDNGLSESESDSDCSSVYNNKIFQAEEDQEVDSFSTAKNLQISSSNSFSNSSIEYHKEIEETEPSAESIALSEAEEGQDWELEYITEIIASGQLMIKEVSLGMATDILPLSLFEEIESKRDVRGKIERKTLFDLVNQCLTHKCEQMFMGTCRGLLGKEDIFLDRVGMLAGEVKKEVEGLKKKREMIMDELVDNDMSNCEGKWLDYKRETYEEGAEIEEEIVSDLVDDLVSDLLLCY
- the LOC104744727 gene encoding zinc finger matrin-type protein 2-like translates to MASSNTTGGVDNTFRKKFDAEEFKERAREREKKESDRSKSRSKGPPVQRAPLKHRDYHVDLESRLGKTQVVTPVAPLSQQAGYFCRVCDCVVKDSANYLDHINGKKHQRALGMSMRVERSSLEQVQERFEALKKRKTPGTFTEQDLDERIRKQEEVEEEQKRQRREKKKEKKKGKVIEEEPEMDPEVAEMMGFGGFGSSKKS